In Alcaligenes faecalis, the sequence CGTGTTCTGCATCCCTTTTTAGGGATCGCCGTTTTCGTTGGCCTTTGCTATATGTTCGTCCGCTTTGTGAAGTACAACCTGCCAGCCAAAACAGACCTGATCTGGTTCCGTAACGTCAAAGGCGTGATCCTGAACAACGCCAAGCAGCCTTTGAAAATCGGCAAATACAATGCCGGTCAGAAAGTGCTGTTCTGGCTGATCATGCTATCCATCCTCACGCTGCTGGTATCGGGCCTGATCATGTGGCGCGCCTACTTTGCCGAGTTCTTCTCCATTCCCGTACTGCGTCTGGCCATCCTGATCCACTCCGTGGCCGGGATCGGGCTGATCCTGCTGATTCTGGGCCATATTTATCTGGCGATCTGGGTGCGTGGCTCCATCACCGGCATGGTGACAGGCTATGTCTCCAAAGCCTGGATACGTCATCA encodes:
- a CDS encoding formate dehydrogenase subunit gamma, whose translation is MSKKNNLVLRTKFPERLCHWAVVLCFFLAATSGLSWFFPSFSWLSSFLGTPQLARVLHPFLGIAVFVGLCYMFVRFVKYNLPAKTDLIWFRNVKGVILNNAKQPLKIGKYNAGQKVLFWLIMLSILTLLVSGLIMWRAYFAEFFSIPVLRLAILIHSVAGIGLILLILGHIYLAIWVRGSITGMVTGYVSKAWIRHHHDRWHDELQAAKKDVKEGKA